Proteins from one Eubalaena glacialis isolate mEubGla1 chromosome 8, mEubGla1.1.hap2.+ XY, whole genome shotgun sequence genomic window:
- the IGFBP1 gene encoding insulin-like growth factor-binding protein 1 — protein sequence MPEVPAVRAWPLLLSLAVQLGSAAGAPQPWRCAPCSAERLALCPPVPASCPELTRPAGCGCCPTCALPLDAACGVATARCAHGLSCRALPGEARPLYALTRGRGACMPAPSAEATEAEDPAIPENVSPESSEMTQEQLLDNFHLMVESSEDLPILWNAISNYESMKALETTDIKNRKEPCQRELYQVLDRLAREQQKSGDKLYKFYLPNCNKNGFYHSKQCETSLEGEPGLCWCVYPWSGKKILGSVVIRGDPKCHQYFNLQN from the exons ATGCCCGAAGTCCCCGCTGTCCGCGCCTGGCCGCTTCTGCTCTCGCTGGCCGTTCAGCTCGGCTCAGCCGCTGGCGCTCCCCAGCCCTGGCGCTGCGCGCCTTGCTCCGCCGAGAGGCTGGCGCTCTGCCCTCCCGTGCCCGCCTCGTGCCCGGAGCTCACCCGGCCCGCCGGCTGCGGCTGCTGCCCCACGTGCGCCCTGCCGCTGGACGCCGCATGCGGCGTGGCCACTGCGCGCTGCGCCCATGGGCTCAGCTGCCGCGCCCTGCCCGGGGAGGCTCGGCCCCTGTACGCCCTCACCCGCGGCCGGGGCGCCTGCATGCCCGCGCCCAGCGCCGAGGCCACAG AGGCAGAGGACCCTGCCATCCCAGAGAACGTGTCCCCTGAGAGCTCAGAGATGACCCAGGAGCAGCTTCTGGACAATTTCCACCTGATGGTTGAGTCCAGTGAGGACCTGCCCATCCTCTGGAACGCCATCAGTAATTATGAGAGCATGAAGGCTCTGGAGACCACCGACATCAAAAACCGGAAG GAGCCCTGCCAGCGAGAACTCTACCAAGTGCTGGACAGATTAGCCAGGGAGCAGCAGAAGTCAGGAGACAAACTTTACAAATTTTATCTGCCAAACTGCAACAAGAATGGATTCTATCATAGCAAACAG TGCGAGACATCCCTGGAAGGagagcctgggctctgctggTGTGTCTACCCTTGGAGCGGGAAGAAGATCCTGGGGTCCGTGGTAATCAGAGGGGACCCCAAATGCCATCAGTATTTTAACTTACAGAACTGA
- the IGFBP3 gene encoding insulin-like growth factor-binding protein 3, with protein MLRARPALWTAALTALALLHGPPAARAGAGAAGTGPVVRCEPCDARALAQCAPPPPAPPCAELVREPGCGCCLTCALREGQLCGVYTERCGSGLRCQPPPGEPRPLQALLDGRGLCANASAAGRLRAYLLPATPAPGNGSESEEDHSMGSTENQALTGTHRVPDSKFHPVHTKMDVIKKGHAKDSQRYKVDYESQSTDTQNFSSESKRETEYGPCRREMEDTLNHLKFLNMLSPRGIHIPNCDKKGFYKKKQCRPSKGRKRGFCWCVDKYGQPLPGFDVKGKGDVHCYSMESK; from the exons ATGCTACGGGCGCGCCCCGCGCTCTGGACTGCGGCTCTGACCGCGCTGGCGTTGCTCCACGGGCCGCCAGCGGCACGGGCCGGCGCGGGCGCTGCGGGCACCGGCCCCGTGGTGCGCTGCGAGCCGTGCGACGCGCGTGCCCTGGCCCAGTGCGCGCCGCCTCCTCCTGCGCCCCCGTGCGCCGAGCTTGTGCGCGAGCCGGGCTGCGGCTGCTGCCTGACGTGCGCGCTGCGCGAGGGTCAGCTTTGCGGCGTCTACACCGAGCGCTGCGGCTCCGGCCTCCGCTGCCAGCCGCCGCCCGGCGAGCCGCGCCCGCTACAAGCGCTGCTGGACGGCCGCGGGCTGTGCGCCAACGCCAGCGCCGCCGGCCGCCTGCGCGCCTACCTGCTGCCCGCAACGCCCGCGCCAG gaaatgGCAGCGAGTCAGAGGAAGACCACAGCATGGGGAGCACAGAGAACCAGGCCCTGACCGGCACGCACAGGGTGCCCGACTCCAAATTCCACCCCGTCCACACCAAGATGGACGTCATCAAGAAAGGACACGCCAAGGACAGCCAGCGCTACAAGGTCGACTATGAGTCTCAGAGCACAGACACCCAGAACTTCTCCTCCGAGTCCAAGCGGGAGACGGAATAC GGGCCCTGCCGCCGGGAAATGGAGGACACGCTGAACCATCTCAAGTTCCTGAATATGCTCAGCCCCAGGGGCATCCACATTCCCAACTGCGACAAGAAGGGCTTCTACAAGAAAAAGCAG TGCCGCCCTTCCAAAGGAAGGAAGCGGGGCTTCTGCTGGTGCGTGGATAAGTACGGGCAGCCCCTCCCGGGCTTCGACGTGAAGGGGAAAGGGGACGTGCACTGCTACAGCATGGAGAGCAAGTAG